One Brachyspira suanatina DNA segment encodes these proteins:
- the gltX gene encoding glutamate--tRNA ligase, which translates to MSDIRVRFAPSPTGFLHIGNARTALFNWLYAKAIKGKLILRIEDTDQERSTKEAVDMAIKSLKWLGIDWDEGPEVGGDYGPYFQSERLDIYKKYTEKLMEEGKAYYCFCTSEELEKKSNMQRTLNQPIIYDGKCRDIPLEEAKRRVANGEPAKIRFRVPKNQIVTFDDFVRGIVKTNSDEIGDIIIVRENGFPTYNYAVVIDDMLMKITHVIRGEDHISNTPKQILIYEALGAEVPRFAHTSSILGNDRKKLSKRHGAATLMEYKDEGFLPQAMRNFLALLGWTHPEAMETMVDDDMIKAFKLDRFSKSPAIFDTAKLRHLNAWHIKNMNLDEVTELFIPYLVNGGFLKENYTEEEHAWAKKLVSVIRHNCVVLSDIVKYVPVFFENDFELTDEMKEMVNKEESKKLLQFIKNDIENTDEITDEYMKALIKKAQKETGLKGPNLYHPIRYVLTGSSAGSELSHICELLGKKNVLYRLSKYI; encoded by the coding sequence ATGTCGGATATCAGAGTTCGTTTCGCTCCATCTCCAACAGGTTTTTTACATATAGGAAACGCTAGAACTGCATTATTCAACTGGTTATATGCCAAAGCTATAAAAGGAAAATTAATTCTAAGAATAGAAGACACAGATCAGGAAAGAAGCACTAAAGAAGCTGTTGATATGGCTATAAAATCATTGAAATGGCTTGGTATAGATTGGGATGAAGGCCCTGAAGTTGGCGGGGATTATGGTCCCTATTTTCAGTCTGAAAGACTAGATATATACAAAAAATATACTGAAAAACTTATGGAAGAAGGAAAAGCATACTATTGTTTTTGTACTTCTGAAGAATTAGAGAAAAAATCTAATATGCAGAGAACTCTTAATCAGCCTATTATTTATGATGGTAAATGTAGAGATATACCTTTAGAAGAGGCTAAAAGAAGAGTAGCAAATGGAGAGCCTGCTAAAATTAGATTCAGAGTACCAAAGAATCAAATAGTAACTTTTGATGACTTTGTTAGAGGAATAGTAAAAACTAATAGTGATGAAATAGGAGATATCATAATAGTAAGAGAAAATGGATTCCCTACATATAACTATGCAGTTGTTATAGATGATATGTTAATGAAAATTACACATGTTATTAGAGGAGAAGACCATATATCAAATACTCCTAAGCAGATACTAATTTATGAGGCATTAGGTGCTGAAGTACCTAGATTTGCACATACTTCTTCAATACTTGGTAATGACAGAAAGAAATTGTCAAAAAGACATGGTGCTGCTACTTTAATGGAATACAAAGATGAAGGATTCCTTCCTCAGGCTATGAGAAACTTCTTGGCTTTACTTGGATGGACTCACCCTGAAGCTATGGAAACTATGGTTGATGATGATATGATTAAAGCATTTAAATTAGACAGATTCTCTAAAAGCCCTGCTATTTTTGATACTGCTAAATTAAGACATTTGAATGCTTGGCATATAAAAAATATGAATTTAGATGAAGTTACAGAGTTGTTTATTCCATATTTGGTTAATGGCGGTTTCTTAAAAGAAAATTATACAGAAGAAGAACATGCTTGGGCTAAAAAACTTGTTTCTGTTATAAGACATAACTGTGTTGTTTTATCCGACATTGTAAAATATGTTCCTGTATTCTTTGAAAATGATTTTGAGCTTACTGATGAAATGAAAGAAATGGTAAATAAAGAAGAAAGCAAAAAACTTCTTCAGTTTATCAAAAATGATATAGAAAATACTGATGAAATTACTGATGAATATATGAAAGCTTTAATCAAAAAAGCACAGAAAGAAACAGGATTAAAAGGTCCTAATCTATATCACCCAATAAGATATGTATTGACAGGAAGTTCTGCCGGAAGCGAATTATCACATATATGTGAACTTCTAGGCAAAAAAAATGTTCTTTACAGATTATCTAAGTATATTTAA
- a CDS encoding class I SAM-dependent RNA methyltransferase — MKVKIIDTAYGGYGIAKDENGKVIFVAHSVEGDILDITITKESKKFSYASINKIIESSKFRIKPKCKYSGICGGCLFNHIEYNKQLDIKKNVVLNAIRNIDFNKDIQIIYGNNFHYRLRVNMIANNGKIGFYRFKSNEFVNIDECIILKESLFEKIKKIASENNITGSIYAIENNNDEALAFIELNKKINIKCFEKYFKGITVKHNKNIKSYGSDTILYKTKYGNIPIGHKTFFQSNLYLLDDFQYNVIKYLNDDDSTIVELYAGSGFFTSALKNKLDNRSSNNNYKFVASEINKDSVLIANKYGFDIKNEDALITLKNIDYDIDALIVDPPREGIDKKVINEIIRIKPKKIIYVSCDPMTFARDINLLKEHYNLLDLNIIDMFADTYHIELISFLEYKN; from the coding sequence ATGAAAGTTAAAATTATTGATACTGCTTATGGCGGATATGGAATTGCTAAAGATGAAAATGGAAAGGTTATATTTGTAGCCCATAGTGTTGAAGGCGATATATTAGATATCACTATAACTAAAGAAAGTAAAAAATTTTCTTATGCATCTATAAATAAAATAATAGAATCTTCCAAGTTTAGAATAAAACCAAAATGCAAGTATTCAGGTATTTGCGGAGGATGTTTATTTAATCATATAGAATATAATAAACAATTAGATATAAAAAAGAATGTTGTTTTAAATGCTATTAGAAATATTGACTTTAATAAAGATATACAAATAATTTACGGAAATAATTTTCATTACAGACTTAGAGTTAATATGATAGCAAATAATGGTAAAATTGGTTTTTATAGATTTAAAAGCAATGAGTTTGTAAATATTGATGAATGTATTATTTTAAAAGAAAGTCTATTTGAAAAGATAAAAAAAATTGCTTCTGAAAATAATATTACAGGAAGTATTTATGCAATAGAAAATAACAATGACGAAGCTCTTGCATTTATTGAACTTAATAAAAAAATAAATATAAAATGTTTTGAAAAATATTTTAAAGGAATAACAGTAAAGCATAATAAAAACATTAAAAGTTACGGAAGTGATACTATACTCTATAAAACTAAATACGGTAATATACCAATAGGGCATAAAACATTTTTTCAAAGCAATTTATATCTTCTTGATGATTTTCAGTATAATGTTATTAAATATTTGAATGATGATGATAGTACTATAGTTGAGCTTTATGCCGGAAGCGGATTTTTTACATCTGCTTTAAAAAATAAATTGGATAATAGAAGTTCTAATAATAATTATAAATTTGTAGCTTCAGAGATAAATAAAGACTCTGTGCTTATAGCAAATAAATATGGTTTTGATATAAAAAATGAAGATGCATTAATAACATTAAAAAATATTGATTATGATATTGATGCTTTGATAGTTGATCCGCCTAGAGAAGGAATTGATAAAAAAGTAATAAATGAAATAATAAGAATCAAGCCAAAAAAAATTATATATGTTTCATGCGATCCTATGACTTTTGCACGTGATATTAATTTATTGAAAGAGCATTATAATTTATTGGATTTAAATATTATAGATATGTTTGCTGATACTTATCATATAGAACTTATTTCTTTTTTAGAGTATAAAAATTGA
- a CDS encoding CAP domain-containing protein: MKKIILITFSILFLALPLFSQDPEQSAKLLDLINEERQKAGLEAYQTNEDLQNAAAIRAEEISKVFESKRPDGSEMHTIFSENGIRVAYYGESIRTGYETASGIFKAMIKDPSDSSSILDMDYTHIGIGIYKNAKNTYWAILYCSLAE; the protein is encoded by the coding sequence ATGAAAAAAATTATTTTAATTACATTTAGTATTTTATTTTTAGCATTGCCTTTATTTTCTCAAGACCCTGAGCAGTCAGCAAAACTTCTTGATTTAATAAATGAAGAAAGGCAAAAAGCAGGACTTGAAGCATATCAAACAAATGAAGATTTACAAAATGCAGCAGCTATTAGGGCAGAAGAGATATCAAAAGTTTTTGAATCTAAAAGACCTGACGGAAGTGAAATGCATACTATATTTTCAGAAAATGGTATAAGAGTAGCATATTATGGCGAATCTATAAGAACAGGATATGAAACAGCGAGCGGTATTTTTAAAGCTATGATTAAAGATCCAAGCGATTCATCTTCTATATTAGATATGGATTATACTCATATTGGTATTGGAATATATAAGAATGCTAAAAATACATATTGGGCTATTCTTTATTGTTCATTGGCTGAATAA
- the gmk gene encoding guanylate kinase, giving the protein MSNIVVITAPSAAGKTTLIKKYMANHSNAVFSVSYTTRPKRENEVDGKDYYFVDKEKFEQMISDGDFIEWALVHDNYYGTSFKELEKADDENNILILDIDIQGALYIKSKGIDANYIFITPPSMEILKKRLEDRGTETEESIKLRIWDAKRELEYKDKFDIIIENDDVEEAYKKLEEAINSKL; this is encoded by the coding sequence ATGAGCAATATCGTTGTTATTACAGCCCCTTCGGCAGCCGGTAAAACTACTTTAATAAAAAAGTATATGGCTAATCATTCTAATGCAGTTTTTAGTGTTTCGTATACCACTAGACCTAAAAGAGAAAATGAAGTAGACGGCAAAGATTATTATTTTGTAGATAAAGAAAAATTTGAACAAATGATATCAGATGGAGATTTCATAGAATGGGCATTGGTTCATGATAATTATTATGGAACATCATTCAAAGAATTAGAAAAAGCTGATGATGAAAATAATATTTTGATACTTGATATAGATATTCAAGGTGCCTTATATATAAAAAGCAAGGGAATAGATGCTAATTATATATTCATAACTCCTCCTTCTATGGAAATTCTTAAAAAAAGGCTTGAGGATAGGGGAACTGAAACTGAAGAAAGCATAAAACTCAGAATTTGGGATGCCAAAAGAGAATTAGAATATAAAGATAAATTTGATATCATTATAGAAAATGATGATGTTGAAGAAGCTTATAAAAAATTAGAAGAAGCAATCAATTCAAAATTATAA
- the miaA gene encoding tRNA (adenosine(37)-N6)-dimethylallyltransferase MiaA, with translation MKKIVFISGATASGKSSFAHKLIDQYFNNAAIISIDSIQVYRYMDIGSAKPSPQEIKKYNYKMVDILEPSVNFNIKEYLDIFKNVIESIDNVPIFGVGGTGFYIDAIKYGIFDEENDNQEASQKIRKELYERIDKYGLESLYSELLDIDKEAAENIDRFNARRVVRALEVYYNTGKKFSELKKLRKPVIDLDYLSYVIDIDRETLYDNINKRVDIMFEKGLLDEVKKIIDMGIDNSYTSMQAIGYKEIYDYLINESMSLEDTIELIKKRTRNFAKRQLTWFRREEHRRINENDIDKVAHEIKQFFGIN, from the coding sequence GTGAAAAAGATCGTATTTATATCAGGAGCAACAGCTTCAGGTAAAAGCAGTTTTGCTCATAAATTGATAGATCAATATTTTAATAATGCCGCCATAATATCTATAGACTCTATACAGGTTTATAGATATATGGATATAGGCTCTGCCAAACCTTCCCCTCAAGAAATAAAAAAATACAATTATAAAATGGTTGACATATTAGAACCTTCAGTCAATTTCAATATAAAAGAATATCTTGATATATTTAAAAATGTAATAGAAAGCATAGATAATGTTCCTATATTCGGTGTAGGAGGTACAGGATTTTATATAGATGCTATTAAATATGGTATCTTTGATGAGGAAAATGATAATCAGGAAGCATCTCAAAAAATAAGAAAAGAGCTTTATGAAAGAATAGATAAATATGGGCTTGAAAGTTTATATTCAGAGCTTTTAGATATTGATAAAGAAGCGGCAGAGAATATAGACAGATTCAATGCAAGACGAGTTGTAAGGGCTTTGGAAGTTTATTATAATACAGGAAAAAAATTCTCAGAATTAAAAAAATTAAGAAAGCCTGTTATTGATTTGGATTATTTAAGCTATGTTATTGATATTGATAGAGAAACTCTTTATGATAATATTAATAAAAGAGTTGATATAATGTTCGAAAAAGGTTTGCTTGATGAGGTAAAAAAAATTATTGATATGGGTATAGACAATAGTTATACATCAATGCAGGCTATAGGTTATAAAGAAATTTATGATTATTTAATAAATGAATCAATGAGTTTAGAAGATACTATTGAACTTATAAAAAAACGTACAAGAAATTTTGCAAAAAGACAATTAACTTGGTTTAGAAGAGAAGAACATAGAAGAATTAATGAAAATGATATCGATAAAGTGGCCCATGAAATAAAGCAATTTTTTGGTATAAATTGA
- the rfaD gene encoding ADP-glyceromanno-heptose 6-epimerase, which translates to MIIVTGGAGFIGSNIVRGLNNLGIDDILIVDNLKNASKHKNLNRIKFKDYIDKEDFTLDYLTSFVNNNKVEAIFHQGACSDTMETDGKYMMKNNYEYTKNILHVCLDKKIRFLYASSASVYGNGENGFEEDEKNEYPLNVYAFSKYQFDRYLNKLFKENKVNSQVVGLRYFNVYGPQENHKGKMASVAFHLFNQIKAGERMKIFEGSENFLRDFIHVDDVISVNNFFFANPDKSGIFNCGTGNAESFVEIAKALKEVYKSAEIEYIAFPDVLKGKYQKYTQADLKKLRAAGYDKPFMNVNTGVKKYAEVLEKSGGYLM; encoded by the coding sequence ATGATTATAGTAACAGGAGGAGCCGGATTTATAGGTTCTAATATAGTAAGAGGATTAAACAATTTAGGAATTGATGATATATTAATAGTTGATAATTTGAAAAACGCTTCTAAACATAAGAATTTAAATAGAATTAAATTTAAAGACTATATTGATAAAGAAGATTTCACTTTAGATTATTTAACTTCATTTGTAAATAATAATAAAGTTGAGGCAATATTTCATCAGGGTGCTTGTTCTGATACTATGGAAACAGACGGTAAATATATGATGAAAAATAATTATGAATATACAAAAAATATTCTTCATGTTTGTTTGGATAAGAAAATAAGATTCTTATATGCTTCAAGTGCCTCTGTATATGGAAATGGTGAAAATGGTTTTGAAGAAGATGAAAAAAATGAATATCCTTTGAATGTTTATGCTTTTTCAAAATATCAATTCGACAGATATCTAAATAAATTATTTAAAGAAAATAAAGTAAATAGTCAGGTTGTAGGACTTAGATATTTTAATGTTTACGGACCGCAGGAAAATCATAAAGGAAAAATGGCTTCTGTTGCTTTTCATTTATTCAATCAGATAAAAGCAGGTGAGAGAATGAAAATATTTGAAGGAAGCGAGAATTTCTTAAGAGATTTTATACATGTAGATGATGTTATATCTGTTAATAATTTCTTTTTTGCAAATCCTGATAAGTCTGGAATATTCAACTGCGGTACAGGAAATGCTGAAAGTTTTGTTGAAATAGCTAAGGCATTAAAAGAAGTTTATAAATCAGCTGAAATAGAATATATAGCATTCCCAGATGTTTTGAAAGGTAAATATCAAAAATATACTCAGGCAGATTTGAAAAAACTTAGAGCAGCTGGTTATGATAAGCCTTTTATGAATGTTAATACTGGTGTAAAAAAATATGCTGAAGTTTTGGAAAAAAGCGGCGGTTATTTAATGTAA
- the rfaE2 gene encoding D-glycero-beta-D-manno-heptose 1-phosphate adenylyltransferase, with protein sequence MINKKLIERNNLDTVLNKYREENKKIVFTNGCFDILHRGHVEYLQKARELGDLLILGLNSDDSVKRLKGNDRPINNEIDRAIVLAALECITYISIFDEDTPLELIKIVKPDILVKGGDYKIENVVGREYSKETVLIDFVDGYSTTNIIKKINS encoded by the coding sequence ATGATAAATAAAAAACTGATAGAAAGAAATAATTTAGATACTGTATTAAATAAATATAGAGAAGAAAATAAAAAAATAGTATTTACAAACGGTTGTTTTGATATACTTCATCGCGGACATGTGGAATATTTACAGAAGGCTAGGGAACTTGGTGATTTGCTTATTCTAGGGCTTAATAGTGACGATTCAGTAAAGCGTTTAAAAGGAAATGACAGACCTATAAATAATGAAATTGACAGAGCCATAGTTTTAGCTGCTTTGGAATGTATTACTTATATATCTATATTCGATGAGGATACGCCTCTTGAATTAATAAAAATAGTAAAGCCGGATATTTTAGTAAAGGGTGGAGATTATAAAATAGAAAATGTTGTAGGCAGAGAATATTCAAAAGAAACAGTACTCATTGACTTTGTTGATGGATATTCTACTACTAATATTATCAAAAAAATTAATAGTTAA
- a CDS encoding response regulator, giving the protein MINGKPLILAVDDEEPIRDLIKYTFEPHDFEIVTAENGKSAITILEHNPVDVIITDLLMPSMTGLALIREMKKRKSSIPIIIITAYGNTEMVKEIIAEGVFRLIEKPLDFDTLIPIVHEAIEYKKDQENK; this is encoded by the coding sequence ATGATTAATGGTAAACCTTTAATACTTGCTGTAGATGATGAAGAACCTATTAGGGATCTTATAAAATACACTTTTGAACCTCATGATTTTGAAATTGTTACAGCAGAAAATGGTAAATCAGCAATAACTATATTAGAGCATAATCCTGTCGATGTTATAATCACAGATTTGCTTATGCCTTCTATGACTGGACTTGCTCTTATAAGAGAGATGAAAAAAAGAAAAAGCTCCATACCTATTATAATAATTACAGCTTATGGTAATACTGAAATGGTAAAAGAGATAATAGCAGAGGGAGTATTCAGACTCATAGAAAAACCATTAGATTTTGATACTTTAATTCCTATAGTACATGAAGCTATAGAATACAAAAAAGATCAGGAAAATAAATAA